A DNA window from Bradyrhizobium sp. CCBAU 53421 contains the following coding sequences:
- a CDS encoding L,D-transpeptidase, whose translation MTEKRDRPLSAVEVHRAAGDPRRGWLTADGWTIPVALGRGGILANKREGDGGTPRGIFHPRQLWWRADRHRRPVTLLPARPIRREDAWCEDPADRHYNQPIRLDREQGGDRLTREDHLYDFIVEIDHNAAPRIAGRGSAVFLHLARPNFGPTAGCVSMTKASMLRLLRRMSPRTRIVIG comes from the coding sequence ATGACAGAGAAACGTGATCGCCCGCTCTCCGCCGTAGAGGTCCACCGCGCCGCGGGCGACCCGCGCCGGGGCTGGCTGACCGCCGACGGCTGGACCATTCCCGTGGCGCTCGGACGCGGCGGAATCCTCGCCAACAAGCGCGAGGGCGACGGCGGCACGCCGCGCGGCATCTTCCATCCGCGGCAGCTCTGGTGGCGCGCCGACCGGCACCGGCGTCCCGTGACCTTGCTGCCGGCCCGGCCGATCCGCCGCGAGGACGCCTGGTGCGAGGACCCCGCCGACCGGCACTACAACCAACCGATCCGGCTCGACCGCGAGCAGGGCGGCGACCGCCTGACCCGCGAGGACCATCTCTACGACTTCATCGTCGAGATCGACCACAACGCCGCGCCGCGCATTGCCGGCCGCGGCAGCGCCGTGTTCCTGCATCTGGCGCGGCCGAATTTCGGGCCGACCGCGGGCTGCGTCTCGATGACCAAGGCGTCGATGCTGCGGTTGTTGCGGCGGATGTCGCCGCGGACCAGGATCGTCATCGGGTAA
- a CDS encoding 2-keto-4-pentenoate hydratase: MLDNNQIAAAAKVLHDHWHAGTKLGALEGAMRPRDRAEGYAVQAQLEKTSREKLFGWKIAATSEAGQKHINVAGPLAGRILAETLIADGGTASMKGNEMRVGEPEYAFRMARDLVPRTTPYGVQEVLDAVGTLHPAIEIPDSRFADFVSAGEAQLIADNACAHLFVLGPATSADWRAIDLVEERPTITLRGERYIGHGKNVLGDPRAALAWCANELCALGLTLRAGEVVTTGTCHPPLPIQAGDVFAADFGAIGKVSVRFA, encoded by the coding sequence ATGCTCGACAACAACCAGATCGCCGCCGCTGCAAAGGTTCTGCACGATCATTGGCACGCGGGAACGAAACTCGGCGCGCTCGAGGGCGCGATGCGGCCGCGCGACCGCGCCGAGGGTTACGCCGTGCAGGCGCAGCTGGAGAAGACCTCGCGCGAAAAACTGTTCGGCTGGAAGATCGCCGCGACCAGCGAGGCCGGCCAGAAGCACATCAACGTCGCCGGCCCGCTGGCCGGACGCATCCTCGCTGAAACCTTGATCGCAGATGGCGGCACCGCATCGATGAAGGGCAACGAGATGCGTGTCGGCGAGCCGGAGTATGCCTTCCGCATGGCGCGCGATCTCGTGCCGCGCACCACACCGTACGGCGTGCAAGAGGTACTCGATGCGGTCGGCACGCTGCATCCCGCGATCGAGATTCCGGATTCGCGGTTCGCCGATTTCGTCTCCGCCGGCGAAGCGCAGCTGATTGCCGACAATGCCTGCGCGCATCTGTTCGTGCTCGGACCTGCAACGTCGGCCGACTGGCGCGCGATCGACCTGGTCGAGGAGCGCCCGACCATCACGCTGCGCGGCGAGCGCTACATCGGCCACGGCAAGAACGTGCTCGGCGATCCCCGCGCAGCGCTCGCCTGGTGCGCCAACGAGCTGTGCGCGCTCGGGCTGACGTTGCGGGCAGGCGAGGTCGTCACGACAGGCACCTGCCATCCACCACTGCCGATTCAGGCCGGCGACGTATTCGCGGCCGATTTCGGCGCGATCGGAAAGGTGTCGGTGAGGTTTGCGTAG
- a CDS encoding LysR family transcriptional regulator gives MDRFEGMSIVLAVAEAGSLTAAARRRKMPLATVSRKVSELEAHLRTKLFNRSTRAFVPTDAGLSYIAAAKRILADVSEAERAVAGEYETPRGELSVSTLVALGRSCLQPILSEFLKTFPEVDVHLNLEDRTVNLLEEHIDVALRVGELADSSLIAVRVGEIHRVVCASAEYLESRGMPKSPDDLQAHDCISYPPMQSPSTWRFKRDRTDYVVPVRSRFVASNLESACDAARGGLGITEAFSYLLADSISSRRLIPLLQDFQPPPQPVNFVYSPNRFMPAKLRVFLDFAVPRLRERLAVPNGMTSKGGPRNRAARG, from the coding sequence ATGGATCGCTTCGAAGGAATGTCGATCGTATTGGCAGTGGCCGAAGCCGGAAGCCTGACTGCTGCGGCCCGTCGCAGGAAAATGCCGCTGGCGACCGTGAGCCGCAAGGTGTCGGAGCTGGAAGCGCATCTTCGCACGAAGTTGTTCAATCGGTCGACGCGCGCATTCGTCCCGACCGATGCGGGGCTCTCCTACATCGCCGCAGCAAAGCGAATCCTTGCCGATGTCTCGGAAGCCGAGCGGGCTGTTGCCGGCGAGTACGAAACACCGCGAGGGGAGCTGAGTGTTTCGACGCTCGTCGCGCTCGGGCGCTCATGTCTGCAGCCGATTCTGTCAGAGTTCCTGAAGACGTTCCCCGAAGTGGACGTTCATCTCAATCTAGAGGACCGGACGGTCAATCTCCTGGAAGAGCACATTGACGTTGCGCTTCGCGTCGGCGAGCTGGCTGACAGCAGCCTGATCGCGGTCCGCGTGGGGGAAATCCACCGCGTGGTTTGTGCCAGCGCGGAATATCTGGAATCTCGCGGAATGCCCAAATCGCCTGACGACCTCCAGGCGCACGACTGCATCAGTTATCCGCCGATGCAGTCGCCATCGACATGGAGATTCAAACGAGACCGGACCGACTATGTGGTGCCCGTTCGGTCGCGCTTCGTCGCGAGCAATCTCGAGTCGGCGTGCGATGCTGCACGCGGAGGCCTCGGAATCACCGAGGCGTTCTCTTATCTCCTCGCCGACTCGATAAGTTCGAGGCGGCTGATTCCGCTTCTGCAGGATTTCCAGCCGCCGCCGCAACCCGTCAACTTCGTGTACTCGCCAAATCGCTTCATGCCGGCGAAATTGCGCGTGTTTCTCGACTTCGCGGTGCCGCGTCTCAGGGAGCGCCTCGCCGTACCAAACGGCATGACCTCGAAAGGCGGCCCCCGTAACCGTGCTGCTCGTGGATAG
- a CDS encoding Crp/Fnr family transcriptional regulator — protein MSIDDDVALLERVPTMRLLGESSLRMLAIGSEQRDFNAGEVLFKVGDAADAGYVVQRGTFRVEEGGAEIIAGPGALIGELALIVAMKRPSTATALERGSVIRVARSLFQRVLESDPAAARRLRDELALRTSQLASDILMAGGKLST, from the coding sequence ATGTCGATCGATGATGACGTAGCCCTGCTTGAGCGGGTCCCGACGATGCGTCTGTTGGGCGAGAGTTCCTTGCGCATGCTGGCGATCGGCTCCGAGCAACGTGACTTCAACGCAGGCGAAGTGCTGTTCAAGGTCGGCGACGCTGCAGATGCGGGCTATGTCGTGCAGCGCGGCACGTTCCGGGTCGAGGAAGGCGGCGCCGAAATCATCGCCGGTCCCGGTGCGCTGATCGGCGAGCTCGCATTGATCGTCGCGATGAAACGGCCCTCGACCGCGACCGCGCTGGAGCGCGGCTCGGTGATCCGCGTCGCGCGCAGCCTGTTCCAGCGCGTGCTGGAAAGCGATCCGGCCGCGGCCCGTCGTCTCCGCGACGAACTCGCGCTGCGGACGAGCCAGCTGGCGAGCGATATCCTGATGGCGGGCGGGAAGCTGAGCACGTAG
- a CDS encoding diguanylate cyclase domain-containing protein, with product MSGVTFNRNRVRLKKVLGIRARLALLAVMLVAPLMLDRVRTLENFRTTQIAQAAAGYANLTAHAAETQREVVSSVETMLKSAAYIRASGGIGQSCEVLRASLPTVLPWIRSIMFVSRDGLVQCSTLNSQVGLNLGDREYFKKAQDNRGFVFSDYLRGRTNGRPMMMAAYPVSAINPELDSVVVAGINIDWLSQIMANLGGQPGMSAVLVDSTGVVVAAPADHASLIGRSLDTIPLMAAIAEKALSYDEPSGSVSFTASDGAQRTLSFARITGTQSRLIVSMDEAKVTAAISREIRTAYLQLGFVCLFVLLGALVGAERLVIHPIELMTSMARRFGEGDWSARVAKHKLPSEFVPLARAFNAMAAQLSQRERELVASNDRLTVMASIDALSGLANRRGFQSRLDFEWMRAQQYECELSLMMIDVDHFKLYNDTYGHPEGDVCLTRIGETLSGIAADTMGFAGRYGGEEFCLLLPNTDAAHALAIGETVRTAVLGLAVPHAPSSHCIVTVSVGVATTKPNETQRPGDLIEAADAALYAAKRRGRNAVIEHGFLQTLDEAGMALAS from the coding sequence ATGTCGGGCGTCACTTTCAACCGCAACCGGGTCAGACTCAAGAAGGTTCTGGGCATTCGTGCCCGGCTCGCCTTGCTTGCGGTGATGCTGGTCGCGCCCCTGATGCTCGACCGCGTCCGCACGCTGGAGAATTTCCGCACAACGCAGATTGCGCAGGCCGCGGCAGGCTACGCCAACCTCACCGCGCACGCCGCCGAAACCCAGCGCGAGGTGGTCTCCTCGGTCGAGACCATGCTGAAATCGGCCGCCTATATCCGCGCTTCCGGCGGCATCGGGCAGAGCTGTGAGGTGCTGCGCGCCAGCCTGCCGACGGTGCTGCCATGGATCCGCAGCATCATGTTCGTCTCGAGGGACGGGCTGGTGCAGTGCTCGACGCTCAACAGCCAGGTCGGGCTCAATCTCGGCGACCGCGAATATTTCAAGAAGGCGCAGGACAATCGCGGCTTCGTGTTCAGCGACTATCTGCGCGGCCGGACCAATGGCCGGCCGATGATGATGGCCGCCTATCCGGTGTCCGCGATCAATCCGGAACTGGACTCTGTCGTCGTCGCCGGCATCAATATCGACTGGCTGTCGCAGATCATGGCCAATCTCGGCGGCCAGCCCGGCATGTCGGCCGTGCTGGTCGACTCGACCGGCGTCGTGGTCGCAGCACCCGCGGACCATGCGAGCCTGATCGGTCGTTCGCTCGACACCATCCCCTTGATGGCCGCGATCGCGGAGAAGGCGCTGAGCTATGACGAACCATCAGGCTCGGTTTCGTTCACGGCGTCCGACGGCGCGCAGCGGACCTTGAGCTTCGCCCGCATCACCGGAACGCAATCCCGCCTGATCGTGAGCATGGACGAGGCCAAGGTGACGGCGGCGATCAGCCGCGAGATCCGCACCGCCTATCTGCAGCTTGGCTTCGTCTGTCTTTTCGTTTTGTTGGGTGCTCTCGTCGGCGCCGAGCGACTGGTGATCCACCCGATCGAGTTGATGACCAGCATGGCGCGGCGCTTCGGCGAGGGCGACTGGTCGGCCCGGGTCGCCAAGCACAAGCTGCCGTCGGAATTCGTGCCGCTGGCGCGCGCCTTCAACGCGATGGCGGCGCAGCTCAGCCAGCGCGAGCGCGAGCTCGTCGCCTCCAACGACCGCCTCACCGTGATGGCTTCGATCGATGCGCTGTCGGGCCTTGCCAACCGCCGCGGCTTCCAGAGCCGGCTCGATTTCGAGTGGATGCGGGCGCAGCAATATGAATGCGAGCTGTCGCTGATGATGATCGATGTCGATCACTTCAAGCTCTACAACGACACCTACGGCCATCCCGAAGGCGATGTCTGCCTGACCCGGATCGGCGAGACGCTGTCCGGGATCGCCGCCGACACCATGGGATTTGCCGGCCGCTACGGCGGCGAGGAATTTTGCCTGTTGCTGCCGAACACCGATGCCGCGCATGCGCTCGCGATCGGCGAGACCGTGCGCACCGCAGTGCTCGGCCTCGCCGTGCCGCACGCGCCGTCGAGCCATTGCATCGTCACCGTCAGCGTCGGCGTCGCGACGACCAAGCCGAACGAGACCCAGCGCCCGGGCGACCTGATCGAAGCCGCGGATGCCGCCCTCTACGCCGCCAAGCGCCGCGGCAGGAATGCCGTGATCGAGCACGGGTTCCTGCAGACGCTGGATGAAGCGGGAATGGCGCTTGCGAGTTGA
- a CDS encoding exodeoxyribonuclease III, which translates to MRFSVTTWNINSVRLRIDIVAKFLKSARPDVLCLQETKCIDDAFPLKRFKRLGYEHVALNGQKGYHGVAIVSRLPFETTDIRTFCDKIDSRHISVSFGEKAQLSKPLVLHNFYVPAGGDIPDPALNPKFEHKLQFLDEMKSCEPLHPRGDDRHILVGDLNVAPHENDVWSHKQLLKVVSHTPVETEKLLAAQAHGEWFDIARERIPMSEKVYTWWSYRAADWTVGDRGRRLDHIWVSRALKDQVSDFKITRDARSWERPSDHVPVTAVMEV; encoded by the coding sequence ATGCGGTTCTCCGTCACCACCTGGAACATCAACTCGGTGCGCCTGCGCATCGACATCGTCGCTAAATTCCTGAAGAGCGCGCGGCCGGATGTGCTGTGCCTGCAGGAGACCAAGTGCATCGACGATGCGTTTCCGCTGAAGCGCTTCAAGCGACTCGGCTATGAGCACGTCGCGCTGAACGGGCAGAAGGGCTATCACGGCGTCGCCATCGTCTCGCGGCTGCCGTTCGAGACGACCGACATCCGGACGTTCTGCGACAAGATCGACTCGCGGCACATATCAGTGTCCTTCGGCGAGAAAGCTCAGCTTTCGAAACCGCTGGTGCTGCATAATTTCTACGTGCCGGCCGGCGGCGACATTCCCGATCCCGCGCTCAATCCGAAGTTCGAGCACAAGCTGCAATTCCTCGACGAGATGAAGAGTTGCGAGCCACTGCATCCGCGCGGCGACGACCGTCACATCCTGGTCGGCGACCTCAACGTCGCGCCGCATGAGAACGACGTGTGGTCGCACAAGCAGCTGTTGAAGGTGGTCTCGCACACGCCGGTGGAGACCGAGAAGCTGCTTGCGGCGCAAGCGCATGGCGAATGGTTCGACATCGCACGCGAGCGGATCCCGATGTCGGAGAAAGTCTACACCTGGTGGAGCTATCGCGCCGCCGACTGGACCGTCGGCGACCGCGGCCGTCGGCTCGATCACATCTGGGTCTCGCGCGCGCTGAAGGATCAGGTCAGCGACTTCAAGATCACCCGCGACGCCCGCAGCTGGGAGCGGCCGTCGGACCACGTGCCGGTCACGGCGGTGATGGAGGTTTGA
- a CDS encoding alpha/beta fold hydrolase, producing the protein MSQPVNDDAIGFFEIDGDITLRRMVLRNANPKGTVLFLHGFPETLHAWKGIAEALAVDYEVHAFDWPGYGLSSRPTADRFSYAPKDYARVLDRYIGKAGIDTSKLTIYATDIGALPALLLALEKPDIARTIIVGDFAPFNRPQFMYASLQALKAAPAMDQVRAALNSNRDEILENTFTRGLPKEGHFEVAREFKDDMSRAWTHGAMTTADAFSHYYSHFTRDQDHFESQLARLKTPVKVVWGEEDLYINKAMGAEFAARLRAELTLLPGMGHFPHLQNPARAIDEVRAAFR; encoded by the coding sequence ATGTCACAGCCAGTGAACGACGACGCGATCGGCTTCTTCGAGATCGACGGGGATATCACGCTCAGGCGCATGGTTCTGCGCAACGCGAACCCGAAGGGGACCGTTCTCTTCCTGCATGGGTTTCCGGAAACGCTGCATGCCTGGAAGGGTATCGCCGAAGCTCTGGCTGTTGACTACGAGGTCCACGCTTTCGACTGGCCAGGTTACGGCCTGTCGTCGCGGCCGACGGCCGACAGGTTTTCCTATGCGCCGAAGGACTACGCGCGTGTTCTCGATCGATACATCGGAAAGGCAGGCATCGACACATCGAAGCTCACGATCTACGCAACCGATATCGGAGCGCTGCCGGCGCTTCTGCTGGCTCTTGAAAAACCCGATATCGCAAGGACGATCATCGTGGGCGATTTCGCCCCGTTCAACCGGCCCCAGTTCATGTATGCGAGCCTGCAAGCCCTGAAGGCGGCGCCTGCGATGGACCAGGTCCGCGCCGCCCTGAACAGCAATCGCGACGAGATCCTGGAGAACACCTTCACGCGGGGCTTGCCCAAGGAAGGGCATTTTGAAGTCGCGCGCGAATTCAAGGACGACATGTCCCGGGCATGGACTCATGGAGCGATGACGACCGCGGACGCGTTCTCCCACTATTACTCGCACTTTACGCGAGACCAGGATCACTTCGAATCGCAACTGGCGCGGCTCAAGACACCCGTGAAAGTGGTTTGGGGCGAGGAAGATCTCTACATCAACAAGGCGATGGGAGCGGAGTTCGCCGCAAGGCTGCGTGCGGAGCTCACCCTGCTTCCCGGCATGGGCCATTTCCCCCATTTGCAGAACCCAGCACGGGCCATCGATGAGGTTCGCGCCGCATTCCGATGA
- the leuS gene encoding leucine--tRNA ligase, whose protein sequence is MTAERYNARESEPRWQATWDEKAIFASKNDDPRPKYYVLEMFPYPSGRIHMGHVRNYTMGDVLARFMRAKGYNVLHPMGWDAFGLPAENAAIERKVAPKAWTYDNIAAMKKQLQRMGLSLDWSREFATCDPSYYKHQQKMFLDMLRAGLAEREKRKLNWDPVDMTVLANEQVIDGRGWRSGAVVEQREMSQWVFKITKYSQELLEALDGLDRWPDKVRLMQRNWIGRSEGLLIRFALDPATTPDGESELKIFTTRPDTLFGAKFMAISADHPLAVAAAAKNPKLAEFIADIKKIGTAQSIIDTAEKQGFDTGIKAVHPFDPSWKLPVYVANFVLMEYGTGAIFGCPAHDQRDLDFVNKYGLGNVPVVCPEGQDPKTFVITDTAYDGDGRMINSRFLDGMTIEAAKEEVAKRLESELRGNAPVGERQVNFRLRDWGISRQRYWGCPIPVIHCPKCDVVPVPDDQLPVTLPEDVSFDRPGNALDHHPTWKHVNCPQCGGKAVRETDTMDTFVDSSWYFARFTDPWNATAPTTPAVANRMMPVDQYIGGVEHAILHLLYSRFFTRAMKATGHIDMSEPFAGMFTQGMVVHETYQKADGSWVTPDEVKIEVGSNGRRAMLTATGEDIEIGPIEKMSKSKKNTVDPDHIITGYGADTARWFMLSDSPPDRDVVWSEDGIQGAGRFVQRIWRLINTVAPHLPPPGTKPDVANNHPSAKALRMITHQVLADVSGCIERLRFNTAVAKIYSFVSDLSEIADDPLRHIERDPIYGAAAREAFDVLVQLIAPMMPHLAEECWHAIGHGTLVTEAPWPKIEPALLVSETVTLVVQVNGKKRGDVTVPRAAQNADIEAAVLALDAVKAALGGKPVRKVIVVPMRIVNVVG, encoded by the coding sequence ATGACCGCCGAACGCTACAACGCCCGTGAATCCGAACCCCGCTGGCAAGCCACCTGGGACGAAAAGGCGATATTCGCCTCCAAGAACGACGATCCGCGGCCGAAATACTATGTGCTCGAGATGTTCCCCTACCCGTCGGGGCGCATCCATATGGGGCACGTGCGCAACTACACGATGGGCGACGTGCTGGCCCGCTTCATGCGCGCCAAGGGCTACAACGTGCTGCATCCGATGGGCTGGGATGCGTTCGGCCTGCCGGCGGAGAATGCCGCGATCGAGCGCAAGGTCGCGCCGAAGGCCTGGACCTACGACAACATCGCCGCGATGAAGAAGCAGCTTCAGAGGATGGGGTTGTCTCTTGACTGGAGCCGCGAGTTCGCGACCTGCGACCCCAGCTACTACAAGCATCAGCAGAAGATGTTCCTGGACATGCTGCGCGCCGGCCTCGCCGAGCGCGAGAAGCGCAAGCTGAACTGGGACCCGGTCGACATGACCGTGCTCGCCAACGAGCAGGTGATCGACGGCCGCGGCTGGCGCTCGGGCGCCGTCGTCGAGCAGCGCGAGATGAGCCAGTGGGTCTTCAAGATCACGAAGTACTCGCAGGAGCTCTTGGAAGCGCTGGATGGTCTCGACCGCTGGCCGGACAAGGTGCGGCTGATGCAGCGCAACTGGATCGGCCGCTCCGAAGGCCTGCTGATCCGCTTCGCGCTGGATCCGGCGACGACGCCGGACGGCGAGAGCGAGCTGAAGATCTTCACCACGCGGCCGGACACGCTGTTCGGCGCAAAATTCATGGCGATCTCGGCGGATCATCCGCTGGCGGTAGCTGCTGCCGCGAAGAACCCGAAGCTCGCCGAGTTCATCGCCGACATCAAGAAGATCGGCACCGCGCAATCGATCATCGACACCGCCGAGAAGCAGGGCTTCGACACCGGCATCAAGGCGGTGCATCCGTTCGATCCGAGCTGGAAGCTGCCGGTCTATGTCGCGAACTTCGTGCTGATGGAATACGGCACCGGCGCGATCTTCGGCTGCCCGGCGCACGACCAGCGCGACCTCGACTTCGTCAACAAATACGGCCTCGGCAACGTGCCGGTGGTTTGCCCCGAAGGCCAGGACCCCAAGACGTTCGTGATCACCGACACCGCCTATGACGGCGACGGCCGCATGATCAATTCGCGCTTCCTCGATGGCATGACGATCGAAGCGGCGAAGGAAGAGGTCGCGAAGCGGCTGGAGAGCGAACTGCGCGGTAATGCACCGGTCGGCGAACGCCAGGTGAATTTCCGGCTGCGCGACTGGGGCATTTCGCGGCAGCGCTATTGGGGCTGCCCGATCCCGGTGATCCATTGTCCGAAGTGCGACGTGGTGCCGGTGCCCGACGACCAGTTGCCGGTGACGCTGCCCGAGGATGTCAGCTTCGACAGGCCGGGCAACGCGCTCGACCATCATCCGACCTGGAAGCACGTCAACTGCCCGCAGTGCGGCGGCAAGGCCGTGCGCGAAACCGACACGATGGACACCTTCGTGGATTCGTCGTGGTACTTCGCGCGCTTCACTGATCCCTGGAACGCAACCGCGCCGACCACGCCCGCGGTCGCCAACCGGATGATGCCGGTCGACCAGTATATCGGCGGCGTCGAGCATGCGATCCTGCATCTGCTCTACAGCCGCTTCTTCACCCGCGCGATGAAGGCCACCGGCCATATCGATATGAGCGAGCCGTTCGCCGGCATGTTCACCCAGGGCATGGTGGTGCACGAGACCTACCAGAAGGCCGACGGCAGCTGGGTCACGCCGGACGAGGTGAAGATCGAGGTGGGCAGCAACGGCCGCCGCGCGATGCTGACGGCCACCGGCGAGGACATCGAGATCGGCCCGATCGAGAAGATGTCGAAGTCGAAGAAGAACACCGTCGACCCCGACCATATAATCACCGGTTATGGGGCCGACACGGCACGTTGGTTCATGCTGTCGGACTCCCCTCCAGATCGGGATGTCGTGTGGAGCGAGGACGGCATTCAAGGAGCCGGCCGCTTCGTCCAGCGAATTTGGCGCTTGATCAACACTGTCGCACCCCATCTGCCTCCGCCGGGCACGAAGCCCGATGTCGCCAATAACCATCCAAGTGCCAAAGCGCTAAGGATGATTACGCATCAGGTGCTAGCCGACGTGTCCGGTTGCATTGAGCGCCTGCGCTTCAATACAGCAGTGGCAAAAATCTACAGTTTTGTCAGTGACCTGTCCGAAATTGCGGACGACCCGCTGCGTCACATTGAGCGCGACCCCATTTATGGGGCCGCGGCGCGTGAAGCCTTTGACGTGCTCGTACAATTGATTGCACCCATGATGCCACACCTGGCTGAGGAGTGTTGGCACGCAATCGGTCACGGAACCCTGGTAACGGAAGCCCCTTGGCCCAAAATTGAGCCGGCGCTACTGGTTTCCGAAACGGTGACCCTGGTCGTCCAGGTCAACGGTAAAAAACGAGGTGATGTTACCGTGCCACGGGCGGCGCAAAATGCGGATATAGAGGCTGCCGTTTTGGCGCTCGATGCGGTAAAAGCCGCCTTGGGCGGCAAACCCGTCCGCAAGGTGATCGTGGTGCCCATGAGGATCGTCAATGTTGTCGGCTAG
- a CDS encoding response regulator transcription factor yields MANARKILIVDDDTDLRDTLVEQLSLHEEFEASAVDTGAKGATAAKANSPDLVLMDVGLPDTDGREVVRSLRKGGFKAPIIMLTGHDTDSDTILGLESGANDYVAKPFRFAVLLARIRAQLRQHEASEDAVFSVGPYSFRPGSKMLTGANARKVRLTEKETAILRFLYRAGQLPVSRETLLQEVWGYNSGVTTHTLETHIYRLRQKIEKDAANPEILVTEAGGYKLVP; encoded by the coding sequence ATGGCCAATGCCCGCAAGATCTTGATCGTGGATGACGATACCGATCTGCGCGATACGCTGGTCGAGCAGCTGTCCCTGCACGAGGAATTCGAAGCCTCCGCAGTCGACACCGGCGCCAAGGGCGCCACTGCCGCCAAAGCCAATTCTCCCGATCTGGTCCTGATGGACGTCGGCCTGCCCGACACCGATGGCCGCGAGGTGGTCCGCAGCCTGCGCAAGGGCGGCTTCAAGGCCCCGATCATCATGCTGACCGGCCATGACACCGATTCCGACACCATCCTCGGCCTTGAAAGCGGCGCCAACGACTATGTGGCCAAGCCCTTCCGCTTCGCGGTGCTGCTGGCCCGGATCCGGGCCCAGCTGCGCCAGCACGAGGCCAGCGAGGACGCGGTGTTCTCGGTCGGCCCCTACTCGTTCCGGCCCGGCTCGAAGATGCTCACCGGCGCCAATGCCCGCAAGGTGCGGCTGACCGAGAAGGAAACCGCGATCCTGCGCTTCCTCTACCGCGCCGGCCAATTGCCGGTGTCGCGCGAGACCCTGCTCCAGGAAGTCTGGGGCTACAATTCCGGTGTCACCACCCACACGCTGGAAACCCACATCTACCGCCTCCGCCAGAAGATCGAGAAGGACGCCGCCAACCCGGAAATCCTGGTGACGGAAGCCGGTGGCTACAAGCTGGTGCCGTGA
- a CDS encoding YggS family pyridoxal phosphate-dependent enzyme, with the protein MTQSPTAPLSADSPHGLAAVEREIAHACKEARRDRASVTLIAVSKTFAADAILPIIGAGQRVFGENRVQEAKGKWPELIQANPGLQLHLIGPLQSNKAKEAVALFDAIHSVDRASICEALAKEIKNQGKHPDLFVQINTGEEPQKAGVAPQDADTFIAACRDKYGLQISGLMCIPPVDQAPAPHFALCAKIAARNGLKNLSMGMSADFAVAIQMGATHVRVGSAIFGTRTVPHN; encoded by the coding sequence ATGACACAAAGCCCGACCGCGCCGTTATCGGCTGATTCACCACACGGCCTTGCCGCCGTGGAGCGGGAGATCGCGCACGCCTGCAAAGAGGCGCGGCGCGACCGCGCGTCGGTGACCTTGATCGCGGTGTCGAAGACATTCGCGGCCGACGCAATTTTACCGATTATCGGTGCCGGACAGCGCGTATTTGGCGAAAATCGCGTGCAGGAGGCTAAGGGGAAGTGGCCGGAATTGATCCAGGCCAACCCCGGATTGCAGCTGCATCTGATCGGGCCGTTGCAGTCGAACAAGGCCAAGGAGGCGGTCGCGCTGTTCGATGCCATCCATTCGGTCGACCGCGCCAGCATTTGCGAAGCGTTAGCCAAGGAAATCAAAAATCAGGGCAAGCATCCGGATCTGTTCGTCCAGATCAATACCGGCGAGGAGCCGCAGAAGGCCGGCGTCGCGCCGCAGGACGCGGATACCTTCATCGCCGCATGCCGCGACAAATATGGTCTTCAGATTTCAGGACTGATGTGCATCCCGCCAGTCGACCAGGCGCCGGCGCCGCATTTCGCGCTCTGCGCCAAGATCGCCGCGCGCAACGGGCTGAAGAATCTCTCGATGGGCATGAGCGCGGATTTCGCCGTGGCGATCCAGATGGGCGCGACCCATGTGCGGGTAGGCTCGGCGATCTTCGGGACGCGGACGGTGCCACACAACTAG